The genomic window CAAAAAGGATGCAGGCGTTCTGTGTGGTCCGCCAGGCCACTTCTTCCAGCGAACGCCCGTGGACTTGGGCAATGGTTTGGGCGACCAGATGCACATACGCTGGCTCGTTACGCCGGCCCCGGTAGGGATGGGGGGCTAAAAAGGGGGCGTCGGTTTCCAGGAGCAGGCGTTCCAAAGGCAGGGAAGCCAGCACGCGGCGCCGTTCAGGGGCGTTTTTGAAGGTCACCGGACCACCGATGCCCAGGAAAAAGCCCAAATCCAACGCCCGCCGGGCATCACGCTCATCGCCCGAAAAGGCGTGCCACACGCCGGGTCGTTCGGCCAGCGGACGGTTCTGGTGGCGCAGTTCGGTCACCCATTCGCGCAACAGGGCCAGCAGGTCCTCAGTGGCTTCGCGATTGTGCAAGGAAACCGGTAACCCCAGTTGGGCGGCCAGGTCCAGTTGTTCCCGCAGTACCTGCCGTTGCCTGGGCCGTGGGGTGCGGTCGCGGTAGTAGTCCAGGCCGATCTCTCCGATGACCACCACTTTGGGATCGCCCGCCAGACGGCGCAGTTCTTGCTTGCTGGCTTCGCCCTGCCAGGAGCGGGCCGCGTCGTTGGGGTGCACCCCAACCCCTGCGTACACCGCTTCGTGCTGGCGGGCCAGCGCCACCGCCGCCTGAGACGAGGGACCGTCCACCCCCAGAGTGACCATACGCCATACCCCTTCGGCCCGCGCCCGGCGAAGGACCTCTTCGCGGTCGGCGGCAAAGCGCTCGAAATCCAGATGGCAATGGGTATCGACAAGACGCAGCACTACCGCAGCCCCGCGATGCGCAACCCGTCGTCCAGGATGGCCTGAACCCGCTCCGACTCGGTGGTTTCGCAGTACACCCGCAACAGCGGCTCGGTGCCCGAGAAGCGGATAAGCAACCATCCGCCGTCTTCCAGCAGGAACTGGTAGCCATCCAGGTCGCGGAAGCCAGTCACTTTCAAGCCGCCAATAGTGTCGGGCCGCGTCTGCCGGATGCGCTCCTTAATGGGCTTGCGTTCCCCGGTGAAAGGCATATCGATGCGGTCATAGTACGAGGGCCCGACCTCGCGGAAGAGCAGGTCCACCAACTCGGCCGGCTTGCGGCCCAGTTTCACCATCATATCCAGCAGATACAGCCCGGCGAGGATACCGTCCCGTTCAGGGACATGCCCGCGGAAGGCGTAACCGCCCGATTCCTCGCCGCCGATGAGGGCGTCCACTTCCAGCATCTTGGGCGCCACATACTTGAAGCCCACGCCGGTTTCGTACACCGGCACGCCGTAACGTTCGCCCAGTTTGTTCAGCAGGGTGGTGGTGGAAAGGGTTTTGACAATGGGGCCCCGCTCACCGCGAACCTCGAGCAGGTAGTAAGCCAGAAGGGCGTACACCCGCAGTTGGTTGACGAAACGCCCGTGTTCGTCGCCCAGCCCGACGCGGTCCGCATCGCCGTCGGTGATGATGAGCACATCGGCGCCCTGCTTGACGGTCTCGGCCAGCCCCACATCGATGTTCGGTGGAATGGGTTCGGGGCGTTTCATCTCGGGGAAGATGGGGTTGCGCACATTGTGGATTTCCTCTACGGTGGTCTTCCCACCAGACAGTAAGCGGGGGAACCATCCGGCGCCGTTGCCCCACATGGGGTCCACCAACACACGCAGCCCGGCCTGCTTGATCGGCTCCAGGTCGATCAACTCGTGCAGGTGGGCGATATAGTCGGGCGCCGGGTCAAAACGCACCACCCGCCCCTGGGCCTCTGCCTCGGCCAGAGGCATGCGCTGCACTTCGTCGACCGTTTTCGGAATCAGCGCCTCGATTTCCCGCAGCCCTTCTGGCGCAATGGCCCCGCCATGTTCGTCACGCACTTTGAAGCCGTTGTCTCCAGGGGGGTTGTGCGAGGCGGTGATGTTCACCGCTCCCGCCGCGCCTTTGGCGACGACCGAATAGGAAATCACTGGCGTAGGCGTGGCTTCCTGGGTCAGGTACACCCGCAGGCCGTTGGCCGCCAGCACCTCGGCCACCGCCGCGCCGAAGTTCTCCGAATGGAAACGTTTGTCGTAGCCGACGAGGATCCATTCGTCCCGCTTTCCCTGAGCCAGCAAATACCGGGCAAAGCCCTGGGCCGCGCGGCGCACATTGGCAAAAGTGTAATCTTCTGCAATGGTGCCTCGCCAACCGTCGGTGCCGAAGTGAATGCGATTGGTCATGTGCTCCTCCTTAAATTGCCGTGCCGCGTCAATTATAACACCGCGTCGGCTTGCCTTTTGCCGCTACTTTCTCTATACTTATAACATCACACTCTGCTTCCTCGCTCGCCGAAACAGAGATCCCAAACTCGGAGGAGGAACCATGCCCCCATACAACTATCAACTGTTGCTCAAGCACATCCTGGAATCGGGCGTGCAGTGGGCGCCTGAGCAAAAAATTTACTACCGCGACATCTGGGAATACACTTACGCGGAAATGTACCAGCGGGTGCTCAAACTGGCCGGGGCGTTGCAAAGCATTGGCGTGAAGATGGGCACCCGGGTGGGGATCATCGAATGGGACAGTCACCGCTACCTGGAGATGTACTTCGCCGTGCCAGGCATCGGGGCCATCATGCACACCATCAACCCCCGACTGGCCCCGGCCGATGTGGCCTACACCATTCTGCACGCTGAGGACGAGGTGCTCATCTTCCATGAGGATTTCCTCCCGCTGGTGGAAAAACTGCGCCCCAACCTCTCCACCGTGCGCAAATACATCCTCATCACCGACAAACCGGAGCCGCCGGACACCCCGCTGGCCGATGTGGATTACGAGACCTTCCTCAACAGCGCCACCCCCCTGAGCGAGTTACCCGAATTCGACGAAAACACCCAGGCCACGCTGGCTTACACCACTGGCACCACGGGGAAGCCCAAAGGGGTGTACTTCTCCCACCGGCAAATGGTGTTGCACACGCTGGCCGAGGGCGTGGCCGTGGGCACCATGGCCGACTTCGGCGGCGTCACCAAACAGGATGTCTACATGCCGCTGACCCCGCTGTTCCATGTCCACGGTTGGGGTGTGCCTTATACCCTAACGCTGATGGGAGCTAAGCAGGTCTACCCGGGCCGCTACGAGCCGCAGATGCTGGTCAAACTCATCCTGACCCACAAGGTCACCTTCAGCCACTGCGTGCCCACCATTCTGCAAATGGTGGTGGATGCGCCGGGGATCGACAAGATCAACTTCAACGGCTGGAAGGTGATCATCGGCGGCGCCCGGTTGACCAAAGGCCTCGCCCAGCGGGCCCGCCAACTGGGCATCAATGTGTATGCCGGATACGGCATGTCCGAAACCGCGCCTCTGCTCACCCTGGCCATGCTCCGCCCCACGATGACCGGCCTCAGCGATGAGGAGCAACTGGACTACCTGATCAAGACCGGCGTGCCTGTCCCCCTGGTCAAATTGCGCGTGGTCAACGCCAACGGCCAGGAGGTAGCCCATGACGGGAAGGAGCAGGGCGAAATCCAGGTGCGCACGCCCTGGCTTACGCCCGGCTATCTCAACGACCCGGAACGCAGCGCAGCGCTTTGGGAGGGCGGCTGGTTGCACACCGGCGATGTGGCCGTGATCGACCCCCAGGGCTACATTCAGATCGTTGACCGGCTCAAGGATGTCATCAAGAGCGGCGGCGAATGGATTTCCTCGTTGGAACTGGAGAACCTGCTCAGCCTGCATCCCAAAGTCTCCGAAGCCGCGGTCATTGGGATTCCCGACGAGAAGTGGGGCGAGCGTCCCCTGGCCATCATTGTGCCTCGTGATGAAGCCCCCACTCCCGAAGAACTTCAGGCTCACCTGGCTCGGTACGCTGAGGAAGGCGCTATCACCAAGTGGGCTATCCCCGAACACTACCGGTTCGTGGAGTCCCTTCCCAAGACCAGTGTGGGCAAAATTGACAAGAAAGCCCTGCGTGCCCAGTTCGGGGTCACCCAGTAACCCCTCAGAAGCGTTCGCCAGCCTCTCCCGGCCCTTCTGGGGGAGGCTTTTTCTGTTGGGGCGCGGGAGAAAACAGCCCCAATTTGGCGCTGCGGCCCAGGACTGGAAACGGATAGGGTATAATAAACCTGGCAGGTTTTTCACCCTTCGAACCACAGGATGTGAGCAGCCCATGAACAACAAAGTCAATACACCCCCGCTCCCGACGAGCAGGCCAACTTCTCTCTGGGTCAAAGTGGGCCTGGGGATCGGCGCCTTGCTCGTGGTGGCCTTATTCGTAGGAGTGACCTTCTATCTCTTGCAGCCGGAAACCCCCACGGCCCGGATCCGGGATGTGTTTCTCATCTTCCTCGCCCTGGAAGTCTTTTTGATCGGCCTGGCGCTTTTCGTTCTGGTGGTTCAACTGGCCATCTTGATCAACCTCATTCAGAACGAAGTGAAGCCCATCCTGCGTTCCACGCAGGAAACGGTGGACACTGTGCGGGGCACCACGGAGTTTTTGAGTCAACACCTGGTTCAACCGGTGATCAAACTCAACGAATATCTCGCCGTCTTCCAACATCTTGGCGGCCTGGTCCGTCCGTTTGGAAAACCCTCGAAAAAAGGAGAGTGAGCCATGTCCGAGCGCAATGATTTCGGTGCCTTCCTGGCTGGATTCATCGTCGGTGGGGTTGTAGGGGTCCTGACCGCGTTGCTTATGGCGCCCCAATCGGGTGAAGAAACCCGCGAATACCTGCGCAAGAAGAGCATCGAACTGAAAGAGCGCACCGAGATTACCGCCGAAGAGGCACGGAAGAAAGCCGAAGAAGCCCTGATCGAGGCCCGTCGCAAGGCCGAAGAACTGGCCAAACAGGCGCAGGAACAGGCCATTGAACTGCAACGCCGGGGTGCCGAAGTGGTCGAGGAGCAAAAGAAGAAGGCCACCCAGGTGGTAGAGGAGGCCGCCAAACGCGTGGGGCGGAAGGGCACGGCTTCCGAACCCGAGGCCACCACCCACGAAGAGCACCGCTGGGAGGACGAAGGCGGCGCGTCCCACCCCACCCACGCCTCCTGAACCAGCCCGCTTTTGGAGGCCAAAAGGGCCGCGTCCGGTAAGACGCGGCCCTTGATGGTTGCTGGAAAGGCGGCTTGCTTCACCGCTCGTTTTGCATCAATTGCGCCTGCACATCCCCCAAAGCCTCCACCAACTCACCGGCCAGTACCGGGGCCGTATAGCCCCATTGCCGGGCGGCCTCCAGGCCCGCCTGGGCGTGCAGCCAGGCTCCGGCCAGGGCGGCCTCATAAGCGGCAAGCCCCTGGGCGCGCAACCCGGCGATGGTGCCCGCCAGCACATCGCCCGTACCGGCCCGCGCCAGGGCTGATGAGGCCACCGGCACCACGGCGGTTCGCCCGTCGGGGGCGGCGATGACGGTCCCGGCCCCCTTGAGCACCACCACATGCCCCCATTCCCAGGCAAAGTGCTCGGCCACGCCCAGGCGGTCGCTTTGAATCTCCTGCCGGCTGAGGCCGGTGAGCACACTCATCTCCCCGGGGTGCGGCGTCAACACCGCCGGGGCAGGCAGCAACCGGAACCATTCCGGCACCCGCGCCAGCAGTTTCAACCCATCGGCGTCCACCACCAGAGGCGGCCAGGGCAAAGGCTCCCGGTGGGGTTCCTCTGAGGTCTGGAGGAACCCGATCCCGGCTCCTTTCTTCGCGGGGTGCCCAAGAAACCGCTCCACAAAGGCCGCCGTCGGATCTTCCAGGCCAAACCCTGGCCCGACCACCATGGCCCTGGACCGCCCCAGATTCTCGCGCAGCACATCCACGGCGGCGTCGGAAATCACCCCCAACTCATGGGGGAGCAACACCCAGGTGGCCTCGGGGAAATGTCCGGCCAGGGCCGTATGCAGGGGCGCGGGCACCGCCAGCGTGACCAGTCCTGCTCCCACGCGATAAGCCGCCCTGCCCGCCAGCAAGGCCGCGCCAGTGAAGTTCATCGAACCGGCCACCACCATCACCGTGCCAAAGGTGCCCTTGTGGGCATCGGCGGGGCGTGGCGGCAGCAAAGCCCGCACCCGGTCTGCGTCCACCACCTCGCGATGCACGGCTTGCCATTCGGGCAAGTCGGGCGGCGTGCCGATGGAAACGCAATGCAACTGCCCAAGGAACGCCAGCGCGGGCAGTTGCACCATGCCCATTTTGGCCGCAGCCATGGTTACCGTGTGCTCGGCGGGGATGGCCTGCTCGGCCACGGCGCCTGTATCGCAATCCACGCCCGAGGGTACATCTACGGCCACCACATGGGGTTGATGGCGTTCCACCAGGGCACGGGCCCGGGCCAGGAACGAGGCAACCGGCTCCCGCAGCGGGAGCCGTACACCGGTCCCCAGCACGCCGTCCAGCAGCACCCTGTGGTCGGCGATGGCTTCGGCTAACTGCTGTCCCTCTTCGTCCTCGGCGCGGTCGAGCACCTTTCCGCCTGCCTTCCGTACCCGATCGACCAGCGGGTCGCCTGACCGCGGCTTGACCAGGTAAGCCGTCACCCGCCAGCCGTGTTCGGCCAGCCAGGACAGGGCGACCAGGGTATCTCCCCCGTTGTTTCCCGCACCCACCAGGCCCAACGCGCTTCTCTCCAGCAGGTCACCATAGAGGTTGGCGACGAGGCGGGCCAGGCCGGTACCCGCGGCCTCCATCATATCCTCGTAAGTCCACCCTCGAGCGTCTGAGGCCTGCTCGATGGCACGCATTTCGGCCACAGTGACCAGTTTCATAGCACCCTCCGCGCGAAGCATGAAGTTCTGCTCTCATTATACCCCGCAGGCAGGAGACATTAATCTTCCCTTAAGGTGTTAACGGTTTTCTTACCATCCCGCGTTAAAATCGAATCCGATTGTGCGTCAGCGCACGTCCATCCACATCCTCTCAAGGAGGTGGCTCATGCGTACTCGTTGGTCGCTGTGGATCGCGTTGATGCTCCTTACGGCTCTGGCGTTGCCTGCCACCGCGGCATGGGCCCAAGGGGAGAACCCGCCCACCACCGTTGGCGCGACGCCGCAGATCATTGGTTACGCCAAGTATCCGGTGATCATCGTAGGGGCCAATGAAAGCGCCACTTTTGAACTGGCGTTGCAATCCACCACCGCCCGTACGGTAAGCCTGGAAGTGCAGGGACTGCCGGAGGGTTGGGAAGCCGAGTTCCGCGGTGGGATTCGCACCATCCGCGCCGTCTACCTTCCCGCCGACGAGGAAGTGTCCGTCAACCTCCGCGTCACCTCGGCCAAGGATGCCAAAGCGGGGGACTATGCCTTCCAGGCCGTGGTCAAAGACAATCAGGGGACTCAGGTGACCATCCCCCTCACCCTGACCATCAAAGCCCGCAAAGCCCCCAAGTTGACCCTTCAGGTGGACCTTCCCACGCTCAAAGGGTCGTCCAACACCACTTTTCGCTATGGGCTGACGGTGAAAAACGAATCAGCCACCGACGCGTCGATCAACTTGCAGGCCGATGCGCCTTTGGGCTTCATCGTGAGTTTCAAGTATCTGGCCAAGGAGATCACGGCCATTCCCGTGGAAGCGGGCAGCAGCAAGCGCATTGATGTTGAAGTGCGTCCTCTCGGTCAACTGCCCGCGGGCGAATACCCCATCACCGTCACGGCTACCGGGAACAATCTGACCGCCTCGACGCAAGTGTTGGCCGTGATTACCGGACAGCCGCGCCTCAACCTCTCCCTGCCTGACGGGCGTCTCTCGGGCCGTGCTCAGGCGGGCAAGGAAACCAAATTCGAGTTTGTGCTGGAGAACAACGGCTCCGCGGCCGCCCACAACATCAAGTTGAGCGCCTCAGCCCCCGGAGAATGGAAGGTCTCC from Anaerolineae bacterium includes these protein-coding regions:
- a CDS encoding NAD(P)H-hydrate dehydratase; translated protein: MKLVTVAEMRAIEQASDARGWTYEDMMEAAGTGLARLVANLYGDLLERSALGLVGAGNNGGDTLVALSWLAEHGWRVTAYLVKPRSGDPLVDRVRKAGGKVLDRAEDEEGQQLAEAIADHRVLLDGVLGTGVRLPLREPVASFLARARALVERHQPHVVAVDVPSGVDCDTGAVAEQAIPAEHTVTMAAAKMGMVQLPALAFLGQLHCVSIGTPPDLPEWQAVHREVVDADRVRALLPPRPADAHKGTFGTVMVVAGSMNFTGAALLAGRAAYRVGAGLVTLAVPAPLHTALAGHFPEATWVLLPHELGVISDAAVDVLRENLGRSRAMVVGPGFGLEDPTAAFVERFLGHPAKKGAGIGFLQTSEEPHREPLPWPPLVVDADGLKLLARVPEWFRLLPAPAVLTPHPGEMSVLTGLSRQEIQSDRLGVAEHFAWEWGHVVVLKGAGTVIAAPDGRTAVVPVASSALARAGTGDVLAGTIAGLRAQGLAAYEAALAGAWLHAQAGLEAARQWGYTAPVLAGELVEALGDVQAQLMQNER
- a CDS encoding fatty acid--CoA ligase, with translation MPPYNYQLLLKHILESGVQWAPEQKIYYRDIWEYTYAEMYQRVLKLAGALQSIGVKMGTRVGIIEWDSHRYLEMYFAVPGIGAIMHTINPRLAPADVAYTILHAEDEVLIFHEDFLPLVEKLRPNLSTVRKYILITDKPEPPDTPLADVDYETFLNSATPLSELPEFDENTQATLAYTTGTTGKPKGVYFSHRQMVLHTLAEGVAVGTMADFGGVTKQDVYMPLTPLFHVHGWGVPYTLTLMGAKQVYPGRYEPQMLVKLILTHKVTFSHCVPTILQMVVDAPGIDKINFNGWKVIIGGARLTKGLAQRARQLGINVYAGYGMSETAPLLTLAMLRPTMTGLSDEEQLDYLIKTGVPVPLVKLRVVNANGQEVAHDGKEQGEIQVRTPWLTPGYLNDPERSAALWEGGWLHTGDVAVIDPQGYIQIVDRLKDVIKSGGEWISSLELENLLSLHPKVSEAAVIGIPDEKWGERPLAIIVPRDEAPTPEELQAHLARYAEEGAITKWAIPEHYRFVESLPKTSVGKIDKKALRAQFGVTQ
- a CDS encoding phosphoglucomutase/phosphomannomutase family protein codes for the protein MTNRIHFGTDGWRGTIAEDYTFANVRRAAQGFARYLLAQGKRDEWILVGYDKRFHSENFGAAVAEVLAANGLRVYLTQEATPTPVISYSVVAKGAAGAVNITASHNPPGDNGFKVRDEHGGAIAPEGLREIEALIPKTVDEVQRMPLAEAEAQGRVVRFDPAPDYIAHLHELIDLEPIKQAGLRVLVDPMWGNGAGWFPRLLSGGKTTVEEIHNVRNPIFPEMKRPEPIPPNIDVGLAETVKQGADVLIITDGDADRVGLGDEHGRFVNQLRVYALLAYYLLEVRGERGPIVKTLSTTTLLNKLGERYGVPVYETGVGFKYVAPKMLEVDALIGGEESGGYAFRGHVPERDGILAGLYLLDMMVKLGRKPAELVDLLFREVGPSYYDRIDMPFTGERKPIKERIRQTRPDTIGGLKVTGFRDLDGYQFLLEDGGWLLIRFSGTEPLLRVYCETTESERVQAILDDGLRIAGLR
- a CDS encoding TatD family hydrolase, producing the protein MRLVDTHCHLDFERFAADREEVLRRARAEGVWRMVTLGVDGPSSQAAVALARQHEAVYAGVGVHPNDAARSWQGEASKQELRRLAGDPKVVVIGEIGLDYYRDRTPRPRQRQVLREQLDLAAQLGLPVSLHNREATEDLLALLREWVTELRHQNRPLAERPGVWHAFSGDERDARRALDLGFFLGIGGPVTFKNAPERRRVLASLPLERLLLETDAPFLAPHPYRGRRNEPAYVHLVAQTIAQVHGRSLEEVAWRTTQNACILFAWRDKV